A genomic stretch from Marinobacter fonticola includes:
- a CDS encoding XrtA/PEP-CTERM system exopolysaccharide export protein translates to MARTLVAAFAVLTLLLSGCVSTPASSPEKIRQALNVKKQGVDQYILGPTDVVQVSVWRNPDLSASVPVRPDGRISVPLVGDVQASGRTPEDLAQSIEDELAEYIREPQVSIVVTGMGSHEFTDRVRVTGAVQGPMSMPHRSGMTVMDVVLQAGGANEFADLDDARLYRKMDNEAVSIPVNLDAILNRGDIKTNYLLQPGDILTIPERDF, encoded by the coding sequence ATGGCACGGACGTTAGTTGCTGCATTTGCAGTGTTAACCTTACTTCTCTCCGGCTGTGTATCTACTCCGGCGTCATCGCCTGAAAAGATTCGTCAGGCGCTTAATGTCAAAAAGCAGGGCGTTGACCAGTACATCCTGGGGCCTACCGATGTCGTTCAAGTGTCCGTATGGCGTAATCCGGATTTAAGCGCCTCCGTGCCGGTTCGTCCAGATGGGCGGATCTCGGTACCGCTGGTCGGGGACGTCCAGGCGTCCGGCAGAACACCTGAGGATCTTGCGCAGTCCATTGAGGATGAATTGGCGGAATACATCCGGGAACCTCAGGTCAGTATCGTCGTCACCGGTATGGGCAGCCATGAGTTTACCGATCGTGTCAGAGTTACCGGCGCGGTCCAGGGCCCTATGTCTATGCCACATCGTTCCGGCATGACGGTGATGGATGTTGTGTTGCAGGCCGGCGGCGCGAACGAGTTTGCGGACCTGGACGATGCCAGGCTTTACCGCAAGATGGACAATGAAGCTGTTTCGATACCCGTCAACCTTGATGCCATCCTGAATCGCGGTGATATCAAGACCAATTACCTGTTGCAACCGGGTGACATTCTAACGATTCCCGAAAGGGATTTCTGA
- a CDS encoding XrtA system polysaccharide chain length determinant, whose amino-acid sequence MALPLSQLPGEIIREVRGRKWLALAVFAIVSFGVLALGFIWPYKYQSQVVIYVDDENIIRPLMEGSAVTTEINEQASSAQQLLWSRNVMEQLATNKDIFGSGAAELSNAQIEGRVQWLRQNLSVETQGEDYFGIQYRSESPQQAFKIAQQLGQLFIEESSRRKRVESRNAYEFIDNQVKSYERQLSEVEGRMKSFLSENVDGTEQEANNRLANLRSQLELAQLDRKELNTRVNSLESQLQNVSSTFSQKQTVDSFQNRIANLQDQLDSLRLKYHDSYPDIVILEEQIAELKRQRENALATGADLSRTVQGQQIVNPLYQELSAELATVRTNIAAVDTRINSLDALIGEQKQRMERIQGNKAQYSDITRDMAVNKEIYDDLLKRREKARVSMHLDVEGQGLNYRINESARYPLTPSGPQFFQFAAIGLFLGALAPFGAVAGLLQIDPRVRAKAQLEDEVGLPVLIEIPKVRTPFERRRDHRVTLAVGVSAAVVAIGYIAIAVASVMGAL is encoded by the coding sequence ATGGCGCTTCCTCTATCCCAACTGCCTGGTGAAATCATTCGCGAAGTTCGTGGTCGTAAATGGCTTGCACTGGCTGTTTTTGCGATCGTCAGTTTTGGCGTACTCGCGTTAGGTTTTATATGGCCTTATAAGTACCAGTCTCAAGTGGTGATCTACGTCGATGACGAGAACATTATCCGCCCCTTGATGGAAGGTAGTGCGGTTACCACAGAAATTAACGAACAGGCCTCCTCTGCCCAGCAGCTGCTGTGGAGCCGTAACGTTATGGAGCAGCTAGCGACCAACAAAGACATTTTCGGCAGTGGCGCAGCGGAATTGTCGAACGCGCAAATTGAAGGTCGTGTTCAGTGGCTCCGGCAAAATCTAAGCGTTGAAACTCAAGGTGAGGACTATTTCGGCATACAGTATCGCTCGGAAAGCCCACAGCAAGCGTTCAAAATTGCTCAGCAACTCGGCCAGTTGTTTATTGAAGAGTCCTCCAGGCGCAAACGCGTGGAGAGTAGAAATGCTTACGAGTTCATCGATAATCAGGTTAAGAGCTACGAGCGTCAGCTCTCTGAGGTTGAAGGTCGGATGAAGAGCTTCTTGTCAGAAAATGTCGATGGCACCGAGCAAGAAGCCAATAACCGGCTCGCAAACCTCCGTAGCCAGCTTGAACTGGCTCAGTTGGATAGAAAGGAACTCAACACGCGAGTGAATTCCCTCGAAAGCCAACTGCAAAACGTAAGTTCCACGTTTAGTCAGAAACAAACGGTGGATTCCTTCCAGAACCGAATCGCGAATCTTCAGGATCAGCTCGACTCCCTTAGGCTGAAGTATCACGATTCATATCCAGATATTGTCATTCTTGAGGAGCAAATTGCTGAACTCAAACGTCAGCGTGAGAATGCCTTAGCGACCGGTGCGGATCTCTCGCGGACCGTCCAAGGCCAGCAAATTGTAAACCCCCTTTACCAGGAGCTGAGCGCCGAGTTGGCTACGGTAAGAACCAACATCGCAGCTGTTGACACGCGCATCAATTCGTTGGATGCGTTGATTGGCGAGCAAAAGCAGCGCATGGAGCGAATCCAGGGCAATAAAGCTCAGTATTCCGATATTACCCGTGACATGGCTGTTAATAAGGAAATCTACGACGACCTCCTGAAGCGGCGTGAGAAAGCGCGTGTATCCATGCATCTCGATGTCGAAGGGCAGGGCCTGAACTATCGGATCAATGAATCTGCCCGGTATCCTTTAACGCCGTCCGGACCTCAGTTCTTCCAATTCGCGGCTATTGGGTTGTTCTTGGGTGCTCTAGCACCTTTCGGGGCCGTAGCTGGACTGTTGCAGATCGATCCAAGGGTGAGAGCCAAGGCTCAACTCGAGGACGAGGTTGGTCTACCAGTGCTGATCGAAATCCCCAAAGTTAGAACGCCCTTCGAGAGAAGACGCGACCATCGTGTGACGCTAGCGGTTGGCGTGAGCGCGGCGGTTGTGGCCATTGGTTATATTGCGATCGCGGTCGCCTCTGTCATGGGAGCGTTGTAA
- a CDS encoding P-loop NTPase family protein: MAEFPSNRGFSPSNDESADPAIEEGRELTSKQSSELRARDSDGNKDTTPAKKQDSDVSYNDWDDSRLLVPSSLELGAGAVDKYVISKQIRRMQEPRRLTNDDLDERRIIYPESPDRDLVNRFRNLRTKLLEVSGGNNFTLVVTGAGESAGSSFTALNLAAAFAFDQAKTALIIDCNLREPALHSMLDMAPESGLTDFLDESDYDIGRIIYPTGIPRLRLIPAGSRRESPGEFFTSFRMKQFLQAVRRRYPDRFIILDTAPVTETPDARILTELCDYAMLVVPHGKVTASTVEQAAGAFNPDKFAGAIING, translated from the coding sequence ATGGCAGAATTCCCTTCAAATCGTGGATTCAGTCCGTCAAACGACGAAAGTGCCGACCCAGCCATCGAAGAAGGCCGTGAGCTGACTTCGAAGCAGTCATCGGAACTGCGCGCTAGGGATTCGGACGGCAATAAGGATACGACGCCGGCCAAGAAGCAGGACTCCGACGTGTCCTATAACGATTGGGATGATTCCCGCCTGCTGGTTCCCAGTTCACTCGAGCTTGGCGCCGGCGCCGTTGACAAGTATGTCATCAGCAAGCAAATACGGCGTATGCAGGAGCCGCGCAGGCTGACAAACGATGATCTCGACGAACGGCGGATTATTTATCCCGAGTCGCCGGATCGCGATCTAGTCAATCGGTTCCGTAACTTGCGGACGAAGCTGCTGGAGGTTTCCGGAGGCAACAATTTTACGCTTGTCGTAACAGGAGCCGGCGAAAGCGCAGGCTCCTCGTTTACCGCCTTAAATCTGGCAGCGGCCTTCGCATTCGATCAAGCTAAAACGGCGCTGATTATCGACTGTAACCTGCGCGAGCCGGCGTTGCACAGCATGCTTGATATGGCGCCTGAGTCCGGACTGACGGATTTTCTGGATGAGTCGGATTACGACATCGGCCGCATTATTTATCCTACCGGTATCCCTCGTTTGCGCTTGATTCCTGCGGGCAGCCGGCGGGAATCGCCTGGTGAGTTCTTTACCTCGTTTCGGATGAAGCAGTTTCTCCAGGCGGTCAGGCGCCGTTACCCGGACCGTTTCATCATCCTCGACACTGCGCCGGTTACCGAGACTCCCGACGCTCGCATTCTAACCGAGCTGTGCGACTACGCGATGCTGGTGGTGCCACATGGCAAAGTAACCGCGTCGACCGTCGAACAGGCGGCAGGTGCATTCAATCCGGATAAGTTTGCCGGGGCGATTATTAATGGTTAG
- a CDS encoding porin family protein — MSTVCADPVQIELGLDNRYSDNVTRSDTNEQSDLETRVNVGVRHYAEPGQCMSDLSADLGYGMYLDDTYDPENYITLDWFGNCEITDRLYWDVSNSTRDVIQDSRSAATPDNTTRRNIFRTGPRYTLRLSPRHYIDLAAEYENEQYESSDEPDSEGVSGTVAWRHLFSQTLTGGLRFTASDKELDTDEDITTETASAFFNKVFSTTQVSGSIGATRLETEVDGDVLVSEGITGDIRIDREITATAWSYLEASRRITDDTSDYDFEFDGVTYGIEQRTAVEITSFRVGLRKQFGDTSNLDTSLVADRSDEVATGIREDRVAVEALYRRPITGFLDFTAGSQLAYLSYTDDNSEDQLFNVDVGLSYQWARDLSLRGEIGHNRRASDIGSREYVENWILVGIEYQVR, encoded by the coding sequence GTGTCAACAGTGTGCGCGGATCCGGTACAGATCGAACTGGGTTTGGACAATCGGTATAGCGATAACGTCACGCGCTCTGATACAAACGAACAAAGCGATCTGGAAACCCGAGTGAACGTAGGTGTGCGGCATTATGCCGAGCCAGGGCAATGTATGTCGGATCTTTCGGCGGACCTGGGCTACGGGATGTATCTTGACGATACCTACGATCCGGAAAACTATATTACGTTGGATTGGTTTGGCAACTGCGAGATTACTGATCGGCTTTATTGGGATGTATCCAATTCGACCCGGGACGTCATTCAGGATTCGCGTAGTGCGGCAACGCCTGACAACACGACCCGCCGCAACATCTTCAGGACCGGGCCCCGGTACACGTTGAGACTGAGTCCGCGTCACTATATTGACCTCGCTGCCGAGTATGAAAACGAGCAGTACGAGAGTTCGGACGAGCCGGATAGCGAGGGCGTCAGTGGGACGGTCGCGTGGCGGCATCTGTTCTCGCAGACGTTAACCGGAGGTCTTCGTTTCACGGCGTCGGATAAAGAGCTGGATACAGACGAAGACATAACGACGGAAACAGCTTCGGCCTTCTTCAATAAAGTTTTTTCAACCACGCAGGTTAGCGGGTCTATCGGTGCTACAAGACTTGAGACCGAGGTCGATGGTGATGTGCTGGTATCCGAGGGTATCACTGGCGATATCAGGATTGACCGGGAAATCACCGCCACAGCTTGGTCCTATCTTGAGGCTAGCCGGCGCATCACGGACGACACTTCGGACTACGATTTCGAGTTCGACGGCGTTACGTACGGCATCGAGCAGCGAACAGCGGTTGAAATTACGTCCTTTCGTGTAGGCCTGCGCAAACAGTTTGGCGACACCTCCAACCTCGATACATCCCTGGTTGCGGATCGTTCCGACGAAGTTGCCACCGGTATACGCGAAGACAGGGTTGCCGTGGAGGCGCTTTATCGCCGCCCCATTACCGGCTTTCTCGACTTCACCGCAGGCTCCCAGCTCGCCTATCTGAGTTACACTGACGACAATTCCGAAGATCAGCTGTTTAACGTTGATGTGGGCCTTTCTTATCAATGGGCTCGTGATTTGAGCCTGCGGGGCGAAATCGGTCACAACCGTCGGGCAAGTGACATAGGCAGCCGGGAGTACGTCGAGAATTGGATCTTGGTCGGAATTGAATACCAGGTTCGGTAG